A region of Dermochelys coriacea isolate rDerCor1 chromosome 1, rDerCor1.pri.v4, whole genome shotgun sequence DNA encodes the following proteins:
- the LOC119843884 gene encoding C->U-editing enzyme APOBEC-1-like isoform X6 yields MAAGWNGDHVSKGIRQGGKISQEAFMENYDPSVLPNETYLLYEIKRNSSKRSWQNCCHNTLSEHAEIYFLEDVFKKQRSDPSDHCSITWYMSWSPCGDCGRAIRGFLKEQPNVNLVIYVARIYLHKEEINRQGLRSLMNIGVSIRVMDLPVYSYCWKTFVDDEDKYKDDYWPRHFAPWIMLYSLELQSILQNIPSCLEISPGENQTPIFTLCVEDEEHKKALTSANP; encoded by the exons ATGGCTGCTGGCTGGAATGGAG ATCATGTATCTAAAGGCATCAGGCAGGG GGGGAAGATATCCCAAGAGGCATTTATGGAGAATTATGACCCAAGTGTCCTTCCCAATGAGACTTATCTGCTCtatgaaataaaaaggaacagtAGCAAAAGGTCCTGGCAGAACTGTTGCCATAACACACTCTCAGAACATGCTGAAATCTACTTCCTGGAAGATGTCTTTAAAAAGCAAAGATCTGATCCTTCTGACCACTGCTCCATCACCTGGTACATGTCCTGGAGTCCCTGTGGAGACTGCGGCAGGGCAATCAGGGGTTTCCTGAAGGAACAGCCGAATGTGAACCTAGTTATTTATGTAGCACGGATCTACTTGCACAAAGAGGAAATCAATCGTCAGGGTCTTCGGAGCCTGATGAACATCGGAGTGTCCATCCGAGTCATGGACCTCCCAG TTTACAGCTACTGTTGGAAAACATTTGTCGATGATGAGGACAAGTATAAAGATGATTATTGGCCCAGGCACTTTGCTCCATGGATAATGCTATATTCTCTCGAACTCCAGTCCATCCTACAG AACATTCCCTCTTGCTTAGAGATTTCACCAGGTGAGAATCAGACTCCAATTTTCACCCTATGTGTAGAAGATGAGGAACATAAAAAAGCACTCACATCAGCCAATCCCTGA
- the LOC119843884 gene encoding C->U-editing enzyme APOBEC-1-like isoform X5 yields MAAGWNGGKDGAVVHMSVYMGKISQEAFMENYDPSVLPNETYLLYEIKRNSSKRSWQNCCHNTLSEHAEIYFLEDVFKKQRSDPSDHCSITWYMSWSPCGDCGRAIRGFLKEQPNVNLVIYVARIYLHKEEINRQGLRSLMNIGVSIRVMDLPVYSYCWKTFVDDEDKYKDDYWPRHFAPWIMLYSLELQSILQNIPSCLEISPGENQTPIFTLCVEDEEHKKALTSANP; encoded by the exons ATGGCTGCTGGCTGGAATGGAGGTAAAGATGGAGCAGTAGTGCATATGTCTGTGTACAT GGGGAAGATATCCCAAGAGGCATTTATGGAGAATTATGACCCAAGTGTCCTTCCCAATGAGACTTATCTGCTCtatgaaataaaaaggaacagtAGCAAAAGGTCCTGGCAGAACTGTTGCCATAACACACTCTCAGAACATGCTGAAATCTACTTCCTGGAAGATGTCTTTAAAAAGCAAAGATCTGATCCTTCTGACCACTGCTCCATCACCTGGTACATGTCCTGGAGTCCCTGTGGAGACTGCGGCAGGGCAATCAGGGGTTTCCTGAAGGAACAGCCGAATGTGAACCTAGTTATTTATGTAGCACGGATCTACTTGCACAAAGAGGAAATCAATCGTCAGGGTCTTCGGAGCCTGATGAACATCGGAGTGTCCATCCGAGTCATGGACCTCCCAG TTTACAGCTACTGTTGGAAAACATTTGTCGATGATGAGGACAAGTATAAAGATGATTATTGGCCCAGGCACTTTGCTCCATGGATAATGCTATATTCTCTCGAACTCCAGTCCATCCTACAG AACATTCCCTCTTGCTTAGAGATTTCACCAGGTGAGAATCAGACTCCAATTTTCACCCTATGTGTAGAAGATGAGGAACATAAAAAAGCACTCACATCAGCCAATCCCTGA
- the LOC119856527 gene encoding C->U-editing enzyme APOBEC-1-like isoform X1 produces the protein MNPPDPECITDQLWNRGGGGVAVGKCISLKLALKYSLWLPRVESVTSDRADIRDKELGFFLDIAPIPIVILHDPQRRVSKETRRCLKKQTTDHVCRGITDGGKILQETFIDSYDPSVLRRVQYMLYKIKWSNSKRPWQSCCHSTRMEHAEIHFIEDVFQEQRSDPSVHCSITWYMSWSPCGDCCKQIRDFLKEQPNVNLIIYVARIYWHKEEINRQGLRSLMNVGVSIRVMDLPVYSYCWRTFVDDEDKYEDDYWPRHFAPWIMLYSLELQSILQNTPSCLEISTDENQTPIFSLCVEDDQQKRALTSANP, from the exons ATGAACCCACCAGACCCAGAATGCATTACAGATCAGCTATGGAaccgtgggggtggaggggtggctgTTGGGAAATGTATTTCTCTGAAGTTGGCTCTGAAATATTCTCTTTGGCTGCCAAGGGTGGAATCAGTGACGAGTGACCGTGCTGACATCAGGGACAAGGAACTGGGTTTTTTCCTGGATATTGCTCCCATACCCATTGTCATCCTCCATGATCCACAGAGAAGAGTGTCAAAGGAAACAAGGCGGTGcctgaaaaaacaaaccacag ATCATGTATGCAGAGGCATCACAGATGG GGGGAAGATACTCCAGGAGACATTTATAGACAGTTATGACCCAAGTGTCCTTCGAAGGGTGCAATACATGCTCTACAAAATCAAGTGGAGCAATAGCAAAAGGCCCTGGCAGAGTTGTTGCCATAGCACTCGCATGGAGCATGCTGAAATCCACTTTATAGAAGATGTCTTTCAGGAGCAAAGATCTGATCCTTCTGTCCACTGCTCCATCACCTGGTACATGTCCTGGAGTCCCTGTGGGGATTGCTGCAAGCAAATCAGGGATTTCCTGAAAGAACAGCCTAATGTGAATCTAATTATTTATGTAGCACGGATCTACTGGCACAAAGAGGAAATCAATCGTCAGGGTCTACGGAGTCTGATGAACGTTGGAGTATCCATCCGAGTCATGGACCTCCCAG TTTATAGCTACTGCTGGAGAACATTTGTCGATGATGAGGACAAGTATGAAGATGATTATTGGCCCAGGCACTTTGCTCCATGGATAATGCTATATTCTCTCGAACTCCAGTCCATCCTTCAG AACACTCCGTCTTGCTTAGAGATTTCAACAGATGAGAACCAGACTCCAATTTTCAGCCTATGTGTAGAAGATGATCAACAGAAAAGAGCACTCACATCAGCCAATCCCTGA
- the LOC119856527 gene encoding C->U-editing enzyme APOBEC-1-like isoform X2, with amino-acid sequence MQRHHRWVRMKAPYPHPPQDLQRKWDQGRGKILQETFIDSYDPSVLRRVQYMLYKIKWSNSKRPWQSCCHSTRMEHAEIHFIEDVFQEQRSDPSVHCSITWYMSWSPCGDCCKQIRDFLKEQPNVNLIIYVARIYWHKEEINRQGLRSLMNVGVSIRVMDLPVYSYCWRTFVDDEDKYEDDYWPRHFAPWIMLYSLELQSILQNTPSCLEISTDENQTPIFSLCVEDDQQKRALTSANP; translated from the exons ATGCAGAGGCATCACAGATGGGTGAGAATGAAAGCTCCATACCCACATCCTCCACAAGATTTACAGAGAAAATGGGATCAGGGAAG GGGGAAGATACTCCAGGAGACATTTATAGACAGTTATGACCCAAGTGTCCTTCGAAGGGTGCAATACATGCTCTACAAAATCAAGTGGAGCAATAGCAAAAGGCCCTGGCAGAGTTGTTGCCATAGCACTCGCATGGAGCATGCTGAAATCCACTTTATAGAAGATGTCTTTCAGGAGCAAAGATCTGATCCTTCTGTCCACTGCTCCATCACCTGGTACATGTCCTGGAGTCCCTGTGGGGATTGCTGCAAGCAAATCAGGGATTTCCTGAAAGAACAGCCTAATGTGAATCTAATTATTTATGTAGCACGGATCTACTGGCACAAAGAGGAAATCAATCGTCAGGGTCTACGGAGTCTGATGAACGTTGGAGTATCCATCCGAGTCATGGACCTCCCAG TTTATAGCTACTGCTGGAGAACATTTGTCGATGATGAGGACAAGTATGAAGATGATTATTGGCCCAGGCACTTTGCTCCATGGATAATGCTATATTCTCTCGAACTCCAGTCCATCCTTCAG AACACTCCGTCTTGCTTAGAGATTTCAACAGATGAGAACCAGACTCCAATTTTCAGCCTATGTGTAGAAGATGATCAACAGAAAAGAGCACTCACATCAGCCAATCCCTGA
- the LOC119856527 gene encoding C->U-editing enzyme APOBEC-1-like isoform X3 codes for MAAWWNRDHVCRGITDGGKILQETFIDSYDPSVLRRVQYMLYKIKWSNSKRPWQSCCHSTRMEHAEIHFIEDVFQEQRSDPSVHCSITWYMSWSPCGDCCKQIRDFLKEQPNVNLIIYVARIYWHKEEINRQGLRSLMNVGVSIRVMDLPVYSYCWRTFVDDEDKYEDDYWPRHFAPWIMLYSLELQSILQNTPSCLEISTDENQTPIFSLCVEDDQQKRALTSANP; via the exons ATGGCTGCCTGGTGGAACAGAG ATCATGTATGCAGAGGCATCACAGATGG GGGGAAGATACTCCAGGAGACATTTATAGACAGTTATGACCCAAGTGTCCTTCGAAGGGTGCAATACATGCTCTACAAAATCAAGTGGAGCAATAGCAAAAGGCCCTGGCAGAGTTGTTGCCATAGCACTCGCATGGAGCATGCTGAAATCCACTTTATAGAAGATGTCTTTCAGGAGCAAAGATCTGATCCTTCTGTCCACTGCTCCATCACCTGGTACATGTCCTGGAGTCCCTGTGGGGATTGCTGCAAGCAAATCAGGGATTTCCTGAAAGAACAGCCTAATGTGAATCTAATTATTTATGTAGCACGGATCTACTGGCACAAAGAGGAAATCAATCGTCAGGGTCTACGGAGTCTGATGAACGTTGGAGTATCCATCCGAGTCATGGACCTCCCAG TTTATAGCTACTGCTGGAGAACATTTGTCGATGATGAGGACAAGTATGAAGATGATTATTGGCCCAGGCACTTTGCTCCATGGATAATGCTATATTCTCTCGAACTCCAGTCCATCCTTCAG AACACTCCGTCTTGCTTAGAGATTTCAACAGATGAGAACCAGACTCCAATTTTCAGCCTATGTGTAGAAGATGATCAACAGAAAAGAGCACTCACATCAGCCAATCCCTGA